A genomic segment from Thermotoga neapolitana DSM 4359 encodes:
- the pnp gene encoding polyribonucleotide nucleotidyltransferase, whose amino-acid sequence MKEWRREILGRELVVQHGKVAKQSSGAVLVRFGDTAVLATANISDKVIEGIDFVPLTVEFQERFYAAGKIPGGFIKREGKPSESAILSARLIDRPIRPLFPKKLRNEIQVIVTVLSADPNVPPDVVGIFAVSLALNVSKIPFEGIVAGIRIGYRDGQFIAFPTEEDIEKGLMDITVAGTKDAVTMVEGEAKEVSEEDMVKALRFAHSVIKELVDFQEEILSEFNVEKIPVVEPEPPEGLVETFNSLLDREELERRILVKAKKEREAALKEYEEKLLSQTAEALSIVDPEEIKPFVSELYEEAVKKTMRRLIVEKGIRADGRKPNEIRPISCEVGLFPRTHGSALFTRGETQSLGIVTLGAPMDVQIIDTLLEEGVKRFMLHYNFPPFCTGEVKPLRGPSRREIGHGHLAERALKNMLPPEEEFPYTIRVVSEILESNGSSSMATVCSGSLALMDAGVPIRKHVAGIAMGLILEEDAEVILTDIIGMEDHYGDMDFKVAGTRDGITAFQMDCKVSGVSDELLMKALMQAREARMYILDKMYETISAPRPHLSRYAPIIKVTKIDPDKVADVIGPGGRVIKKIIKDFDVKVEIDDETGLVKVVGNSEENVDNAIALIREIAKEIEVGEILEGKITRIEPYGLFIEVRPGKIGLLHQSKVGEDMRQFLKKVKVGDTIKVQVINIDDLGRLQFKRVKEESPQHGEVHNKRH is encoded by the coding sequence ATGAAAGAGTGGCGACGAGAGATTCTCGGAAGAGAACTCGTAGTCCAACATGGAAAAGTGGCAAAACAGTCAAGTGGAGCCGTTCTGGTGAGATTTGGAGACACAGCTGTTCTGGCAACGGCGAACATTTCTGACAAGGTGATCGAGGGAATCGATTTTGTCCCTCTCACCGTTGAGTTCCAGGAAAGGTTCTATGCCGCTGGAAAGATCCCCGGTGGTTTTATCAAAAGAGAGGGGAAGCCCAGTGAATCTGCCATTCTCTCAGCCCGTCTCATCGACAGGCCAATAAGGCCTCTCTTTCCAAAAAAATTGAGAAATGAGATTCAGGTGATCGTGACGGTGCTTTCAGCGGATCCAAACGTTCCACCCGATGTAGTGGGCATCTTTGCCGTATCACTCGCCCTGAACGTCTCGAAGATTCCGTTCGAAGGAATCGTTGCTGGCATCAGAATAGGCTACAGGGATGGTCAGTTCATAGCCTTCCCCACAGAGGAGGACATCGAAAAAGGTCTTATGGATATCACCGTCGCGGGAACGAAGGATGCCGTGACCATGGTTGAAGGTGAAGCCAAAGAGGTCTCAGAAGAGGATATGGTAAAGGCTTTGAGATTTGCACACTCCGTTATAAAAGAGCTCGTCGATTTCCAGGAAGAGATACTTTCGGAGTTCAACGTCGAGAAGATCCCCGTTGTTGAACCAGAACCACCAGAAGGACTGGTTGAAACATTCAACAGCCTTCTGGACAGAGAAGAACTCGAAAGAAGAATTCTTGTGAAAGCAAAAAAAGAAAGAGAGGCTGCTCTCAAAGAGTACGAGGAAAAACTCCTCAGTCAGACAGCAGAAGCACTTTCCATCGTTGATCCCGAGGAGATAAAACCCTTTGTTTCCGAACTCTACGAAGAAGCCGTTAAAAAGACGATGAGACGCCTGATCGTTGAGAAGGGAATCAGAGCAGATGGAAGGAAACCAAACGAAATCAGGCCTATCTCCTGCGAAGTGGGACTTTTTCCAAGGACACACGGATCTGCACTCTTCACAAGGGGAGAAACGCAGAGTCTTGGAATCGTAACGCTTGGAGCTCCCATGGACGTTCAGATCATAGACACACTCCTTGAAGAAGGCGTAAAAAGGTTCATGCTTCACTACAACTTCCCACCCTTCTGTACCGGTGAAGTGAAGCCTCTGAGAGGACCGAGCAGAAGGGAAATCGGGCATGGGCACCTGGCAGAAAGGGCCCTGAAGAACATGTTGCCACCCGAGGAGGAGTTCCCCTACACCATAAGGGTGGTTTCTGAAATCCTCGAATCGAACGGTTCCTCATCCATGGCAACGGTGTGTTCTGGATCCCTTGCATTGATGGACGCAGGAGTTCCTATCAGAAAACACGTTGCCGGAATAGCCATGGGACTCATCCTCGAAGAAGATGCAGAAGTCATACTCACCGACATCATCGGAATGGAAGATCACTACGGTGATATGGACTTCAAAGTGGCAGGAACAAGAGACGGAATCACCGCCTTCCAGATGGACTGTAAGGTTTCCGGTGTTTCCGATGAACTACTCATGAAAGCGCTCATGCAGGCAAGAGAGGCCAGAATGTACATCCTCGATAAGATGTACGAAACGATCTCTGCCCCAAGACCACACCTGTCCAGGTACGCACCCATCATAAAGGTGACGAAGATCGATCCAGATAAAGTGGCAGACGTCATAGGCCCCGGTGGAAGGGTCATAAAGAAGATCATAAAAGATTTCGACGTGAAAGTGGAAATCGACGATGAAACAGGTCTTGTCAAGGTGGTTGGAAACTCCGAGGAAAACGTTGACAATGCAATAGCACTCATAAGGGAAATCGCCAAAGAAATAGAAGTGGGAGAGATCCTCGAAGGAAAGATCACGAGGATAGAACCTTATGGACTGTTCATAGAGGTAAGGCCCGGAAAGATCGGCTTGCTCCATCAAAGCAAGGTTGGAGAGGATATGAGACAGTTCTTGAAAAAGGTGAAGGTCGGTGATACGATAAAGGTACAGGTTATAAACATAGACGATCTTGGAAGGCTTCAGTTCAAGCGTGTGAAGGAGGAAAGTCCCCAGCATGGAGAAGTGCACAATAAACGACATTGA
- the rpsO gene encoding 30S ribosomal protein S15: MALDPEKKKEIINEFQIHENDTGSVEVQIALLTARIKHLTEHLKKHPKDFHSRRGLMKMIGRRRKLLKYLRRKKPEVYRELIAKLGIRK; the protein is encoded by the coding sequence GTGGCGCTTGACCCAGAAAAGAAGAAAGAGATCATCAACGAGTTTCAGATTCACGAAAACGACACCGGTTCTGTTGAGGTACAGATCGCCCTTCTCACAGCGAGGATCAAACACTTAACAGAACACCTGAAAAAGCACCCCAAGGACTTTCACTCCAGAAGAGGCCTGATGAAGATGATCGGAAGAAGAAGGAAACTCTTGAAGTATTTGAGACGCAAAAAACCAGAAGTCTACCGAGAACTCATTGCCAAGTTAGGTATCAGGAAATAA
- a CDS encoding pyrimidine dimer DNA glycosylase/endonuclease V — protein sequence MRLWSLHPKYLDAKGLVALWRESLLAKKVLEGKTRGYRNHPQLERFKNHSEPLKAINAYLFEVWREAERRGYRFDIRKIEVVELKEKIPVTKGQLEYEFHHLLKKLQKRDPERYETLKSEKDIHASPVFLIIEGKVEHWEKGVFP from the coding sequence CTGCGTCTCTGGTCGCTCCACCCAAAATACCTTGACGCCAAAGGGCTCGTGGCACTCTGGAGGGAAAGTTTACTGGCTAAAAAAGTGCTCGAAGGAAAGACCAGGGGGTACAGAAACCACCCGCAGCTTGAACGTTTTAAAAACCATTCAGAGCCGTTAAAGGCCATAAACGCCTACCTCTTTGAGGTATGGAGGGAAGCGGAAAGGAGGGGCTACCGCTTTGACATCAGGAAGATAGAGGTAGTGGAACTCAAGGAAAAGATCCCGGTCACGAAGGGCCAACTTGAATATGAGTTTCACCACCTCCTCAAGAAACTTCAGAAAAGAGATCCAGAGCGATATGAAACATTGAAAAGCGAAAAGGATATCCACGCCAGTCCTGTGTTTCTGATCATCGAGGGAAAAGTAGAACACTGGGAAAAAGGAGTCTTCCCTTGA
- a CDS encoding aromatic ring-hydroxylating oxygenase subunit alpha translates to MWFAVLSSNEVRRKPVGVRRLGRDLVFWRDSLGKVYALEDFCVHRRARLSAGKVINDRIQCPFHGFEYDGNGRVRLIPALGKNYKVPDRFRVNSYPVYEKNNIIWLWFGEGEPEKEPKFFDDIDEDFAYAEFRELWNVPFPRAVENQLDVMHLPFVHRTTIGRGNRTLVHGPVVKWIDEDSFIFYVFNEVDRGQRVKRPEELSGEESRVYLEFIFPNLWQNHISEGTRVVAFFVPVDRQKTMIYLRFYVKMTGLKPVDSIIARLSMPLNRIILHQDRRVVETQERDIRKDVLVQGDLPIMEFRKRLYKEKKLIDFLFGGGQ, encoded by the coding sequence ATGTGGTTTGCAGTTCTTTCATCGAATGAGGTGAGGAGAAAACCCGTTGGAGTTAGGCGACTCGGGAGAGACCTGGTGTTCTGGAGGGACAGCTTGGGAAAAGTCTACGCCCTGGAAGACTTCTGCGTGCACCGGAGGGCTAGGCTCTCAGCGGGGAAGGTTATAAACGATAGAATCCAGTGCCCCTTTCACGGGTTTGAGTACGACGGTAACGGCAGGGTGAGGCTTATACCGGCCCTCGGGAAGAACTACAAAGTTCCTGATAGATTTAGGGTTAATTCATACCCGGTTTACGAAAAAAATAACATAATATGGCTCTGGTTCGGAGAAGGAGAGCCAGAGAAGGAGCCAAAGTTCTTCGATGATATAGATGAGGACTTCGCTTATGCGGAGTTCAGGGAGCTCTGGAACGTCCCGTTCCCGAGGGCGGTTGAGAACCAGCTCGACGTCATGCACCTACCTTTCGTCCACAGAACCACCATAGGCCGGGGAAACAGGACCCTGGTCCACGGCCCCGTCGTCAAGTGGATAGACGAAGACAGTTTCATTTTTTACGTGTTCAACGAGGTCGATAGGGGGCAGAGGGTCAAAAGACCCGAGGAACTCAGCGGGGAGGAGTCGAGGGTTTACCTTGAGTTCATATTTCCCAACCTCTGGCAGAACCACATAAGTGAAGGTACGAGAGTGGTAGCCTTTTTTGTTCCCGTGGACAGGCAGAAAACCATGATATACCTCCGCTTTTACGTGAAAATGACGGGATTGAAACCCGTTGATTCCATCATAGCCCGTTTAAGCATGCCCTTAAACAGGATAATCCTCCACCAGGATAGGAGAGTTGTGGAGACCCAGGAGAGGGACATAAGGAAAGATGTCCTCGTCCAGGGTGACCTGCCCATAATGGAGTTTCGCAAAAGGCTTTATAAGGAAAAGAAACTGATTGATTTCCTGTTTGGTGGAGGTCAGTGA
- a CDS encoding helix-turn-helix domain-containing protein — protein sequence MKEFKKYSDVFELFEEMGFHHSEEEKVFIEVMSQIGGQLLAYRKMHNLTQKDLAKKLGVSQSMVSKIETGEKNISIRVLAKIVAALGGKIKISLGLLPEEEENKSPRYGF from the coding sequence GTGAAGGAATTCAAAAAGTATTCCGATGTTTTTGAATTGTTCGAAGAAATGGGATTTCATCATTCTGAAGAGGAAAAAGTTTTTATCGAAGTGATGTCTCAGATAGGAGGTCAGCTGCTAGCCTATAGGAAGATGCACAACCTGACCCAGAAAGATCTGGCCAAAAAGCTTGGAGTATCCCAGTCTATGGTTTCAAAAATTGAAACAGGAGAGAAAAACATATCTATTAGGGTGCTGGCAAAGATAGTCGCTGCACTTGGTGGTAAAATCAAAATATCTCTTGGGTTACTGCCAGAAGAAGAGGAAAATAAATCACCAAGATATGGCTTTTGA
- a CDS encoding ATP-binding cassette domain-containing protein, which produces MLEVIDVWKKYPPKTQALREVSFEAEEGSITAVFGENGSGKTTLLKVIASFLIPDRGKVLIDSVNIVEKPSFAVEKVSISTGYERSFYYRLSVEENLKFFGMLNDLLGKTLKRETERVMKELGLLECRKKRYMELSTGYKKRVDVARALMKKASIYIFDEPCSGVDLRTRLKIHEIMKRLKESGRIVIFASHDLEDLKIADRVIVLKKGEKVLEFSPKKEDLAAVLRGILEIQAFPGD; this is translated from the coding sequence GTGCTAGAGGTGATCGATGTCTGGAAGAAATACCCTCCGAAAACACAGGCTTTAAGGGAAGTGAGTTTTGAGGCGGAAGAAGGAAGTATCACGGCGGTCTTCGGCGAGAACGGTTCTGGAAAGACGACGCTTTTGAAGGTTATAGCCTCCTTTCTCATTCCTGACAGAGGGAAGGTTCTCATAGACAGTGTGAACATCGTGGAAAAGCCTTCCTTTGCAGTAGAAAAGGTCAGCATATCAACCGGGTATGAGAGGAGCTTCTACTACAGGTTGAGTGTGGAAGAGAATCTGAAGTTTTTTGGTATGTTGAACGACCTTCTTGGAAAAACGCTGAAGAGAGAAACAGAAAGAGTGATGAAGGAACTGGGTCTTCTGGAGTGCAGGAAAAAGAGGTACATGGAACTTTCCACCGGGTACAAAAAAAGAGTTGATGTGGCAAGAGCCCTGATGAAAAAGGCGAGCATATACATCTTCGATGAGCCGTGCAGTGGAGTTGATCTCAGAACGAGATTGAAGATACACGAGATCATGAAAAGACTCAAAGAGAGTGGTAGAATCGTCATCTTTGCAAGTCATGACCTGGAGGATCTAAAGATCGCAGACAGGGTGATCGTTTTGAAAAAGGGCGAAAAAGTTCTCGAATTTTCTCCAAAAAAGGAAGATTTGGCGGCAGTGTTGAGAGGTATTTTAGAGATACAGGCATTTCCGGGGGATTGA
- a CDS encoding ABC transporter permease, translating into MKLLIKTLYFIRKDILIWLSYRTQLVLGLLSGFVGIVQFGFIGKFIAQGNYFPLIERYGGDILAYFITGSVFMSYTNLALMTFKGVIQREQSMGTLEYILLSKTPLWQLFLFSFVSSFFFTTLNITLIFLGLVYLFSVHITPNFLEALVVLFTVMLPLMGIGLLSASIVLVTKRGDPVGWLYTTLSGLFSGIYFPVEILPDWIRPVSYLIPSTYGIDLLRRVLMRGEHLSSVSEGLVLLAATGTVLISAGIVAFKRSFNQARLRGSLSWY; encoded by the coding sequence TTGAAACTTCTGATCAAAACGTTGTACTTCATTAGAAAAGATATCCTCATCTGGCTTTCTTACAGAACACAGCTCGTTTTGGGACTCCTATCCGGTTTTGTGGGAATTGTTCAGTTCGGTTTCATTGGAAAATTCATCGCACAGGGGAACTACTTTCCCCTGATAGAGCGATACGGCGGTGACATTCTGGCGTACTTCATCACTGGTTCTGTTTTCATGTCTTACACGAATCTTGCCCTCATGACCTTCAAAGGTGTCATACAGAGAGAACAGAGCATGGGAACTCTCGAGTACATCCTTCTTTCAAAGACACCTCTCTGGCAGCTTTTTCTCTTCAGTTTCGTGTCTTCCTTCTTTTTCACCACGCTGAACATCACACTGATTTTTCTGGGACTGGTCTATCTCTTCTCGGTTCATATCACACCGAACTTTCTTGAAGCCCTGGTTGTTCTTTTCACTGTAATGCTTCCTCTCATGGGTATTGGCCTTCTCTCTGCGTCCATCGTTCTCGTCACAAAAAGAGGAGATCCTGTGGGGTGGCTTTACACCACACTCAGTGGCTTGTTTTCTGGTATCTACTTTCCCGTGGAAATTCTTCCAGACTGGATAAGACCTGTTTCGTACCTCATTCCCAGCACTTATGGCATAGACCTTTTGCGAAGAGTCCTCATGAGAGGCGAACACCTTTCCAGTGTGTCGGAAGGACTGGTTCTTCTTGCAGCAACAGGAACAGTATTGATATCAGCGGGAATCGTTGCGTTCAAAAGATCCTTCAATCAGGCCCGATTGAGAGGAAGTCTGAGCTGGTACTGA
- a CDS encoding radical SAM/SPASM domain-containing protein, with protein sequence MKPSRFNLVINESDGTLLFNTLSQALLWIDRKNTNKVLKTLEDPSSAELSKAEVEKLKRGMFLLDDNFDELEFLKFRFNTYRYSDRFLRYTIVLTHSCNFDCVYCYQKVIHISSGSYISEKVQSNFLLDVERKLEYQKPNLLSVTFYGGEPLLLEETVVNLSSKLKRLCEKYGVKYDSFIVTNGYLLTEKMVDDLQKAGIKALDITLDGTEVYHDRYRKARNGAPTFSTIFENIFRAVNKGLFVQIRVNVSRENIEDVKKLIDRIAEKKLRVEFNFQPIEIVEGNPTGFQDTALNTEEFAEIETKLWWYIREKIPEYPFEYFKKPRFARCDAMCKNSFVVDVDGRVYKCWGELGMENCSGFLKETGVEFTGSYLKWLTYDPLEDEECRRCLVLPFCMGGCAFNRVVYRTLKSSKVKKPHTCIPLRYNLNEFIKIVADYKRRSAVHGISQRSSGG encoded by the coding sequence ATGAAGCCTTCGAGATTTAATTTGGTAATAAATGAAAGCGATGGCACACTTTTGTTCAACACGCTTTCTCAAGCCCTTCTGTGGATAGATAGGAAAAACACCAACAAGGTACTGAAGACCCTGGAAGATCCTTCCTCGGCAGAACTTTCGAAAGCGGAAGTTGAAAAGTTGAAACGGGGAATGTTTTTGCTTGATGACAACTTCGATGAACTGGAGTTTCTGAAATTTCGCTTCAACACGTATCGCTACAGTGATAGATTTTTGAGATACACAATTGTTTTAACCCACTCCTGCAACTTCGATTGCGTTTACTGTTATCAGAAGGTAATTCATATTTCCTCAGGATCCTACATTTCTGAAAAAGTGCAAAGCAACTTCCTCCTGGATGTGGAAAGAAAATTAGAATACCAAAAACCAAACCTGCTGAGCGTTACTTTCTACGGGGGAGAACCTTTGCTTCTGGAAGAAACAGTGGTGAATCTGAGCAGCAAACTGAAAAGACTCTGCGAAAAATATGGTGTGAAGTACGATTCCTTCATCGTGACAAATGGCTACCTTCTGACGGAGAAGATGGTAGATGATCTTCAGAAAGCAGGAATAAAGGCACTGGACATAACACTGGACGGTACAGAGGTGTACCACGATCGGTACAGGAAAGCCAGAAACGGTGCTCCAACTTTCAGCACCATTTTCGAAAATATCTTTCGTGCTGTCAACAAAGGCTTATTCGTTCAGATCAGAGTGAACGTGTCTAGAGAGAACATTGAAGATGTGAAGAAACTCATCGATAGGATAGCAGAGAAAAAGTTGAGAGTGGAGTTCAATTTCCAGCCCATAGAGATCGTTGAGGGAAATCCCACAGGCTTTCAGGACACAGCACTGAACACAGAAGAGTTTGCGGAGATAGAAACGAAGCTGTGGTGGTACATCAGGGAGAAAATTCCTGAGTATCCTTTTGAATATTTCAAAAAACCACGTTTTGCAAGATGTGATGCCATGTGTAAGAACAGTTTCGTGGTCGATGTGGATGGAAGAGTGTACAAATGTTGGGGAGAACTTGGTATGGAGAACTGTTCAGGTTTTTTGAAAGAAACCGGAGTCGAATTCACTGGATCGTATTTGAAGTGGTTGACGTATGACCCACTTGAAGACGAAGAATGCAGAAGATGCCTTGTGCTTCCTTTCTGTATGGGTGGATGTGCTTTCAACAGGGTGGTTTATAGAACCCTGAAATCCTCAAAGGTAAAAAAGCCTCACACATGCATCCCGTTGAGGTACAATTTAAATGAGTTTATAAAGATAGTTGCAGATTACAAAAGGAGGAGTGCCGTTCATGGAATTTCTCAACGATCCAGTGGTGGATGA
- a CDS encoding radical SAM/SPASM domain-containing protein, translating into MFKPSRYNVIFRDGDYVVFVNFLTRAIARLEKSKAEIAEKILKDPDEEIPEEWLSIKKDLIYGGYIVDEDFDEIEHLKLMNRMTRYDSSSVMVTIIPTLACNFDCIYCYESKTGPSMTAKTAERIVEYLKRLIRTRRSISVGWFGGEPLLCFDVVKFVNSSLIEACRENNVDFHSSMSTNGYLLDKEKAEWFDRLEIRNVQITIDGPEDVHNKYRPLKGGKGTFDTIVENLENLFRVTEKLQVTFRMNVGPDNFHRVEEFLNVLERFPKDRTRVYFRWIFGSNSREFFFRKVYEIRDRESLNILNFYESAAKRGFNVFLPVLVQNRYCEYDCVSSVVIGPQGELYPCTVRVGKGMEIGRLTNRGLEYDRKKYLRWHSFDAFESEECMRCKLLPVCMGGCRSARFDGKTGCPEEKKDPEKFAREWYRIKLLERQVERHEAFEI; encoded by the coding sequence GTGTTCAAACCTTCAAGATACAATGTGATTTTCAGAGATGGCGACTACGTTGTGTTTGTGAACTTTCTAACCAGAGCGATCGCTCGTCTGGAAAAAAGCAAAGCAGAAATTGCAGAGAAGATTCTCAAAGATCCAGACGAAGAGATCCCTGAAGAATGGCTTTCCATAAAGAAAGATTTGATCTACGGTGGGTATATCGTTGATGAGGACTTCGACGAAATAGAGCATCTGAAACTTATGAACAGAATGACCCGCTATGATTCTTCCTCGGTTATGGTCACAATCATACCCACCCTGGCATGCAATTTTGATTGTATCTACTGCTATGAATCGAAAACAGGACCTTCGATGACAGCGAAAACGGCAGAAAGGATCGTAGAATATCTGAAAAGGCTGATTCGAACCAGAAGATCTATAAGTGTAGGCTGGTTCGGCGGGGAACCCCTCCTGTGTTTTGACGTGGTGAAGTTCGTAAACTCATCGCTGATAGAAGCATGCAGAGAAAACAATGTGGATTTTCACTCCTCCATGTCAACGAATGGATACCTTCTCGACAAAGAAAAAGCGGAATGGTTTGACAGGCTCGAAATAAGAAACGTTCAAATAACGATCGATGGCCCAGAAGATGTTCACAATAAATACAGGCCTTTGAAAGGTGGCAAGGGAACTTTCGACACCATTGTGGAAAATCTGGAGAATCTCTTCAGGGTCACGGAGAAACTTCAGGTCACGTTCAGAATGAATGTGGGACCTGACAACTTCCATCGTGTAGAAGAGTTTCTGAACGTTCTGGAGCGATTTCCGAAAGACAGAACGAGGGTATATTTCAGGTGGATTTTTGGATCGAACAGCAGGGAATTCTTTTTCAGGAAGGTCTATGAGATCAGAGATCGGGAGTCTCTGAACATTCTCAATTTCTACGAAAGTGCTGCGAAAAGAGGCTTCAATGTGTTTCTTCCCGTTCTTGTGCAAAACAGATACTGTGAGTACGACTGTGTGTCTTCTGTTGTGATAGGTCCACAGGGAGAGTTGTATCCATGCACAGTGAGAGTGGGAAAAGGCATGGAGATAGGAAGATTGACCAACCGAGGACTGGAATACGACAGGAAAAAATATCTCAGATGGCATTCTTTCGATGCTTTCGAAAGCGAAGAATGCATGAGGTGCAAACTCCTTCCTGTGTGCATGGGAGGATGTAGAAGTGCCAGGTTCGATGGCAAAACGGGATGCCCTGAAGAGAAAAAGGATCCGGAGAAATTCGCAAGGGAATGGTACAGGATAAAACTCCTTGAAAGGCAGGTCGAAAGACATGAAGCCTTCGAGATTTAA
- a CDS encoding zinc ribbon domain-containing protein has protein sequence MLDESYTSQTCPVCGKRHKTSTRNFMGPD, from the coding sequence TTGCTGGACGAGTCCTACACCTCACAGACGTGTCCTGTCTGCGGTAAAAGACACAAGACTTCGACGAGGAACTTCATGGGACCAGACTGA
- a CDS encoding ABC transporter ATP-binding protein produces MYNKGHAKSIREGGKMPMEKRDFRTKAITLRKINKKIGEKHILKDVSFDIFMNEILALIGPNGAGKTTTIRCISGIFKVDSGTIIKNPNLRVSVVSEKDFFWEGDTGQKNVERFYKYFEGKLSKDMIDYYSEKLGLKEFLSKKVHTYSKGTRRKLSFLLSLLPDPDLLILDEPMSGLDPISRINMRETIKELKRAGKGVLITSHDLAEVEKLADRFVLIKDGKILADNLVWDALSKYQSLEKLFLDFVKEGRS; encoded by the coding sequence ATGTATAACAAGGGGCATGCAAAAAGCATCAGAGAAGGGGGAAAGATGCCTATGGAGAAAAGAGATTTTAGAACCAAAGCCATTACTCTTAGAAAAATTAATAAAAAGATAGGTGAAAAACACATCTTGAAAGATGTTTCCTTTGACATTTTCATGAATGAGATTCTTGCATTGATAGGTCCCAACGGTGCGGGGAAGACGACTACCATAAGGTGCATTTCTGGGATCTTCAAGGTTGATTCTGGCACTATTATAAAAAATCCAAACTTAAGGGTTTCTGTAGTGAGCGAGAAGGACTTTTTCTGGGAAGGAGACACCGGGCAAAAGAATGTAGAGAGATTTTACAAATACTTTGAAGGAAAACTCAGCAAAGACATGATCGATTATTACTCGGAAAAACTCGGCTTGAAAGAGTTTCTAAGCAAAAAGGTTCACACATATTCGAAGGGTACGAGAAGAAAGCTTTCTTTCCTGCTCTCTCTACTTCCAGATCCCGATCTTCTGATACTTGACGAACCGATGAGCGGACTTGACCCAATATCGAGGATAAACATGAGGGAAACGATAAAAGAGCTCAAAAGAGCGGGAAAGGGTGTCCTCATAACTTCGCATGACCTTGCTGAAGTAGAGAAACTCGCTGACAGATTCGTCCTGATAAAGGACGGCAAGATACTGGCGGACAACTTGGTATGGGATGCTCTTTCAAAGTATCAATCTCTGGAAAAACTCTTTCTCGATTTCGTAAAGGAGGGAAGGTCATGA
- a CDS encoding radical SAM protein, whose protein sequence is MTKHILRKFEDLGVKVIELTGGEPTIFLDFKTVLEEIFKHNLELVGILSNGSGFSAEVLKLIEENKERVAFQIDLHSIYPEYYEWFTGNRYAYEKAVDTISKVTDTGVPVRIACNVTPKNVDHMFEIAETAHKLGATSIAFGPIAPLGRAKVNKNLILSMDSFKKFVSNMNKLINVYGKDFITTLESRPNAINCGAGWNSLTISPNFDVKICQMASVYIENLRRYGYSYRNFLIENSDLLQTISETPAPNDKICKNCNDLWFCHGCITRGMQKASEKGERCLWRKEILEPKPLLLEKLIKR, encoded by the coding sequence TTCTCAGAAAATTTGAAGATTTAGGTGTAAAAGTCATAGAATTAACTGGTGGAGAACCAACCATATTTCTGGACTTCAAAACAGTGTTAGAGGAGATATTTAAACATAATCTTGAATTGGTTGGCATTTTATCGAATGGTTCAGGATTCAGTGCTGAAGTTTTGAAATTGATTGAGGAGAATAAAGAAAGAGTGGCTTTTCAAATCGATCTACATAGTATTTATCCAGAATATTATGAATGGTTCACAGGTAATAGATATGCTTATGAGAAAGCCGTGGACACTATCTCAAAAGTAACAGATACCGGTGTACCTGTCAGAATTGCTTGCAATGTGACTCCAAAAAATGTGGATCATATGTTCGAAATAGCAGAAACTGCCCATAAGCTTGGAGCTACATCAATTGCATTCGGACCGATTGCTCCATTGGGAAGAGCAAAAGTCAATAAGAACTTGATTCTGAGTATGGATTCTTTTAAAAAATTCGTTTCCAATATGAATAAGCTTATCAACGTATATGGAAAAGATTTCATAACCACTCTTGAATCAAGGCCAAATGCTATTAACTGCGGAGCAGGCTGGAACAGCTTGACGATTTCTCCAAACTTTGATGTGAAAATTTGTCAAATGGCAAGTGTATATATTGAAAATCTTAGAAGATATGGATACTCGTACAGAAATTTTCTAATTGAAAATTCAGATCTTTTGCAGACAATATCAGAAACTCCTGCTCCCAACGATAAAATATGCAAAAATTGCAACGATTTATGGTTTTGTCACGGATGTATAACAAGGGGCATGCAAAAAGCATCAGAGAAGGGGGAAAGATGCCTATGGAGAAAAGAGATTTTAGAACCAAAGCCATTACTCTTAGAAAAATTAATAAAAAGATAG